The window GGGTGAACGAGGGACTGGAAAACTCACTCTCGCGCGCACTATTTTGCCCTCTGCTCCTGTTATAGATGGTCAACATTTTGATGAACTTTTAAATGCATTGGAAAAATACGATACGATTATTATTCACCGATTGGATGATATTGCTAATTTAAAACGTTTTGAAGAGACTTTAAACAGAACCAAAACACGGGTTATTGCCACCGGCGGTTTTCGCTATACATCAGAGCAACTCGAAAATATTTTTAGTATCCGATTTTTAATCCCTCCATTACGAGAACGTCTTGAAGATATAGCACTTTTAAGTGAACTTTTTGTTCAAGAAGCAGCGATAACGTTTGGAAAAATAGAGTTTAAAAATATAGAAAATATTCGTCATGATGTGAGTGAAAATGCTATATCACTACGTCGTCAAATTTATTTACACTGCTTGCTAAGCGGTATAGAAGAAAATAATTTGATGGATGTAATGGAAAATTTTTTATTTTCCAGAATGGGAAGTAATAACGACTATAGAAAGTTTTTACATCTTTTTGAAGTGCCACTTATACGAGCAGGGATTAAAAAATTCAAATCCCAATTACAGTTAGCAGATAGATTAGGGCTTAATCGAAATACATTACGTAAAAAAATCTCAGATCATGCAGAATATAACTTAGAACTTAAGGAATAAAGATGTCAAAAAAAATAGCAATGATTTTTCCGGGGCAAGGATCACAAACCATCGGAATGGGAAAATCATTTTACGAAAACAGTGAGAAAGCACGTTCCATGTTTGAACGTGCAGGAGAACGTATCGGTGTTGATTTTTCAAAGTTATTATTTGAAGAGAATGAACAAATTAATGAAACAGCCTATACTCAACCCGCTATTTTGCTTATTTCTATTATTGCGTATACATTGTTTCAAGAAGCTCGTCCAACTAACGCAACTTTGTTTCTAGGGCATTCTTTAGGTGAGTTGAGTGCTTTGTGTGCAAGCGGTGCTATTGATTATGTGGATGCGGTAGAGCTTGTCCATAAACGCGGCTTGTTAATGCAGCAAGCGTGTGAGGGGATCAGTGCGGGGATGATGGTTATTTTGGGGTTGGATGATGCAAAAGTTGAAGAGATTTGTCTATCTGCTAACACTGAGGGAAAACGAGTTTGGCCGGCGAATTATAATCAAACAGGACAACTTGTCGTAGCGGGGATTAAAGAAGATTTGCAAGCTATGGAGAGTCTCTTTAAAGAAGCAGGTGCAAAACGTGCGATGCTTCTCAATATGTCGATAGCGAGTCATTGTCCTCTCTTAGCCAGTGCAATGGAACCATTGGGTGAAGCGATGGAGAATATGGTGGGAGAGAGTTTTAGTGCCCCTATTGTCTCTAATGCTTCAATGGAGAAATACGCTACCAAAAAAGAAGCGATAGAGTGGCTTAAAGTACAATTGATTCAGCCTGTTAAATACAAACAATCGATTGAATCTATTGCTTCAGAAGTAGAGATGATGATTGAGTTTGGTAACGGTTCGGTTCTCAAAGGATTAAACAAAAAAATTGTTCCTGATATTGAGACCATGAATGTGTCGGATATGGAAACATTGGCAAAGGTTTGTGAAGCACTCTCATGAATGTAGCCCTCATCCAATCATCGCCGAAACTAAGTCGTTCTAACCTCTCTGATGTGATTGCTTTGATTGAGGCTAATGCACATGCTGATGTGGTTGTTTTTCCTGAACTTGCGCTTAGTGGCTATATGCTTCAAGATAAACTTTTTGAAGATGCGTGGAATAGTGATGAATTGGAACCGTTGGCGCAGTTAAGCAATCGGTGTGATATCGCCATTGGGGCAGCTTTATGGGATGGGGGAAGTGTTTATAACAGTGCTCTCTATTTTAGCGGTGGCAAGTTAGTTCACACGCATCATAAAAATCATCTTCCAACCTATGGAATGTTTGAAGAGGGACGCTATTTTGCAGCCGGTGAAGAGATCGTAAGTTTTAAAACAACTTATGGAAATGCCGTTATGGTAGTGTGCGAAGATGTGTGGAGGGGGGAAAGTTTTGCTAAGCTTTCCACCCTCGATGTTGATGTAATCTACGTTATGGCAGCCTCTCCAGCACGTGATTTTGGTGATAATGGTCTTATAATTGAAGCTCAATGGGATGCGTTGTTAAAATCTCTTGCGTTACTTACTAAAGCGTATGTTATTTTTGTCAATCGTGTCGGTTTTGAAGATGGACTAGGTTTTTGGGGAGGAAGTCGTGTTATTACCCCTGCTGGGATTGTAGAACATCAGCTTTCCCTTTTTAAAACAGAAGCAAAGCAAGTTGAGTTAAACCATTCACTCCAAAAACTAGCCCGTTATATTGGAAAAAATACCTAAGGAATCAATAATGAAAATAGCAATTATGGGGGCAATGCGTGAAGAAATCGACCCGATTTTAGCCACTGTCGGAGAATACTCTACCACGGAATATGCCGGAAATATTTTTTACGAGTGTAGCTATGCGGGGCATGAGTGTGTTATCGCCTATTCAAAAATCGGTAAAGTCTTTTCAGCAATTACCGCATCGGTGATGATAGAGCGTTTCGGTGCAACCCATCTCCTTTTTAGCGGTGTTGCAGGAGGTATCTCTAAAGAGCTTAAAATCGGTGATTTGATTATGGCAAGTGAATTGTGCCAGCATGATGTCGATATCGTTGCATTCGGTCATCCGTATGGGTTTATCCCTGAGGGTTCTGTAATGATTGAAACCGATGGCAACCTTCGCTCTCTCGCTTCCGAAGTTGCGGTTGATATGGGGATAGAGCTTTATGAGGGGATTATCGCGACTGGGGATCAGTTTGTAGCTTCCAGTGAACGTAAAGAGTGGATAGCAAAAACGTTTAATGCTGATGCGTTAGAGATGGAAGGTGCGAGTGTGGCGTGCGTATGTCATAACTTCGGTATCCCATTTTTTGTTTTACGGGCGATTAGCGACAGTGCTGATGGCTCAGCCGATATCGATTTCGATACTTTCCTGCAAAGTTCTGCTCAAGTGAGTGCTACATTTATTTTAGAGATGGTAAAACGTCTTGGCGATTAAAATTAGTCGTAAAATCATGCGGCGTATGGGCCAAACCAATGCAGCATTTAATCTCATCGAAGAGGGTGATAAAATCCTCGTCGGATTAAGTGGTGGTAAAGATTCACTCACCATGATTCATGCCCTCAGAGAGCAGCAACGTCGTGCCCCTTTTAAATTTGAACTACTTGCCGTAACGGTAACCTATGGAATGGGAGAAGATTTATCGGCACTCATAGAGCATTGTGCCCAACATGGGATTCCTCACCATGTGCATGAGACCAATACTTACGAGATAGCCGGTGATAAAATACGGGCTAACTCCTCGTTTTGCAGTTTCTTTTCCCGTATGCGTCGTGGAGCACTCTACAGTGCCGCGTTAGAGCATGGGTGCAATAAAGTAGCCTTGGGTCACCATCTCGATGATGCGGCAGAGAGCTTTTTTATGAATCTGATTTATAACGGTCATATGCGCTCACTTGCCCCCAAATACAAAGCGGGCAACGGGTTGATTGTGATTCGTCCGTTGATTCAGTTGCGTGAGCGTCAACTCAGTGCGTGTGCTCTCGATAATGAAATGCCGACTATCGGTGATGAAGCGTGCCCATCGATGCGTTTCGATGTCAAAATGCCCCATGCTCGTGCCAGTATGAAAACAATGCTCTTTGAGATGGAGCAAAAATATCCCGATATCTTTGTCTCTATTAACTCTGCATTCGGTCATATCAGTGACGATGCGTTTTTTGATCCTACGAGATTTTCGTTATAAATTCAACTACTTTATAATCAGCTCTGCTGAGTGATAGGGTGGTTATCTCTTCCAAACTAAACCAATCAAAAAATTCATCTTCAAACGGGTCACTACTGAGATATACCTTTGCGTCGAGTGTAAAGTGGCTGTAGTGTTGTGTAATTGAACCTAAAAAATCTCCTGTAACATTTTCCGATGTCTCATAAAAACCCCAAAGCCCTGATAAAAAACGGTTTGTTCGTTGTGTTAGGGCATATTGTTTATCTCGTTGATAGATGATAATCGAGCGATACCGTATGGGTTTTGTTTGTTTGGTTTTAGGTTCAGGATAGAGGAGGGGGGTTGATTTCCCCTGGCAACTATTTTCCAAAGGGCAATTGTCGCATAACGGTTGTTTGTGAGTGCATACTAAACTCCCTAAATCCATCATCGCTTGATTGTATTCAAAAGGATGAGTACTATCAAAGAGCTGATAAGCATATTCCCACAGTTTTTTTTCATTCCGTTCTGAGAGGGCAAAATAGCGGTGCAGTATCCGTTTGACATTGGCATCGAGAATCGGTAACGGTTCGCGGTAAGCAAAAGCAGCTATTGCATGAGCAGTAGAGCGTCCGATACCACTAAGTTGCATCAAATCATGCGCGGTTGTTGGGAGTTTTCCATTGCATTGACGTGCGGCATTGTGGAGATTGCGTGCACGGGTGTAGTAGCCAAGTCCTTCCCAAGCTTTTAAAATATCATCGATATCGGATTGGGCAACATCTTTATAAGTAGGGAATTTTTCCAAAAATTGGAAATAATATCGTTCTAGCACTGTTTTTACTTGCGTTTGTTGGAGCATTATTTCACTCAAATAAATATGGTAAGGATTATCAGTTGTCCGCCATGGCAAATCGTGACGACCGTTTTGGTGATACCAAATCAAAAGAGATTGATGCGCTTCTTCATACATAACGAAATTGTATCCTAATACGCAATATACAGATAGCATATTCAGAAGAGCTAATGTATAATATCCGATTAACTTTCATAAAGTGAGCACCCTGATTGATGTCTAAACCTATAGTAAAGTTTATTTTGGCATTCCTAGTCGTTTCAAGCAGTTATCTTATGGCACATGATTTGCCTAATAAATGCAGTAGAGATTTAAATCCAAACGAGTTTACCATTCTAAGCTATCATGAAATTGCCGATAAAACGCAAACTCTCGATTCAACTTATGCAGTAAATCCAGTTCATTTTGAAGAACAGATGCGTTGGTTAATAGAGAATGGATATCATTTTATTAATGTTGATGATATTCTAAATTATAGAAAACACGGTAAAGCATTACCATCAAAAGCAGTTCTAATTAGTTTTGATGATGGGTATCATTCTGTGTATGTTAATGCGTATCCAATACTCAAAAAATATAAAATTCCTAGTGTCATTGCATTGGTTGGCAGTTGGTTACAAAAAGAAGATAAAGTGGATTTTAGCGGGAATATTATTCCGCGCAGTGAGTTTTTGAGCCAAAAAGAGATTAAAGAGATGGTA of the Sulfuricurvum sp. genome contains:
- the fabD gene encoding ACP S-malonyltransferase, producing the protein MSKKIAMIFPGQGSQTIGMGKSFYENSEKARSMFERAGERIGVDFSKLLFEENEQINETAYTQPAILLISIIAYTLFQEARPTNATLFLGHSLGELSALCASGAIDYVDAVELVHKRGLLMQQACEGISAGMMVILGLDDAKVEEICLSANTEGKRVWPANYNQTGQLVVAGIKEDLQAMESLFKEAGAKRAMLLNMSIASHCPLLASAMEPLGEAMENMVGESFSAPIVSNASMEKYATKKEAIEWLKVQLIQPVKYKQSIESIASEVEMMIEFGNGSVLKGLNKKIVPDIETMNVSDMETLAKVCEALS
- a CDS encoding ATP-binding protein; protein product: MRRMGQTNAAFNLIEEGDKILVGLSGGKDSLTMIHALREQQRRAPFKFELLAVTVTYGMGEDLSALIEHCAQHGIPHHVHETNTYEIAGDKIRANSSFCSFFSRMRRGALYSAALEHGCNKVALGHHLDDAAESFFMNLIYNGHMRSLAPKYKAGNGLIVIRPLIQLRERQLSACALDNEMPTIGDEACPSMRFDVKMPHARASMKTMLFEMEQKYPDIFVSINSAFGHISDDAFFDPTRFSL
- a CDS encoding 5'-methylthioadenosine/adenosylhomocysteine nucleosidase, which produces MKIAIMGAMREEIDPILATVGEYSTTEYAGNIFYECSYAGHECVIAYSKIGKVFSAITASVMIERFGATHLLFSGVAGGISKELKIGDLIMASELCQHDVDIVAFGHPYGFIPEGSVMIETDGNLRSLASEVAVDMGIELYEGIIATGDQFVASSERKEWIAKTFNADALEMEGASVACVCHNFGIPFFVLRAISDSADGSADIDFDTFLQSSAQVSATFILEMVKRLGD
- the mutY gene encoding A/G-specific adenine glycosylase; the protein is MYEEAHQSLLIWYHQNGRHDLPWRTTDNPYHIYLSEIMLQQTQVKTVLERYYFQFLEKFPTYKDVAQSDIDDILKAWEGLGYYTRARNLHNAARQCNGKLPTTAHDLMQLSGIGRSTAHAIAAFAYREPLPILDANVKRILHRYFALSERNEKKLWEYAYQLFDSTHPFEYNQAMMDLGSLVCTHKQPLCDNCPLENSCQGKSTPLLYPEPKTKQTKPIRYRSIIIYQRDKQYALTQRTNRFLSGLWGFYETSENVTGDFLGSITQHYSHFTLDAKVYLSSDPFEDEFFDWFSLEEITTLSLSRADYKVVEFITKIS
- a CDS encoding helix-turn-helix domain-containing protein, with product MEAVVITVVDVTNFLTASNASHEALKTANLLKGLSVNAMIMGERGTGKLTLARTILPSAPVIDGQHFDELLNALEKYDTIIIHRLDDIANLKRFEETLNRTKTRVIATGGFRYTSEQLENIFSIRFLIPPLRERLEDIALLSELFVQEAAITFGKIEFKNIENIRHDVSENAISLRRQIYLHCLLSGIEENNLMDVMENFLFSRMGSNNDYRKFLHLFEVPLIRAGIKKFKSQLQLADRLGLNRNTLRKKISDHAEYNLELKE
- a CDS encoding nitrilase-related carbon-nitrogen hydrolase is translated as MNVALIQSSPKLSRSNLSDVIALIEANAHADVVVFPELALSGYMLQDKLFEDAWNSDELEPLAQLSNRCDIAIGAALWDGGSVYNSALYFSGGKLVHTHHKNHLPTYGMFEEGRYFAAGEEIVSFKTTYGNAVMVVCEDVWRGESFAKLSTLDVDVIYVMAASPARDFGDNGLIIEAQWDALLKSLALLTKAYVIFVNRVGFEDGLGFWGGSRVITPAGIVEHQLSLFKTEAKQVELNHSLQKLARYIGKNT